Within Vannielia litorea, the genomic segment GCTTGTTGGCGCGGCGCAGGTTGCGCCGGTCGGTGGCGCTGTTCGGGTCGGATGTGGGCTCGGAGAACGGCTCCTCGGTGAAGACCTCCTCCGGGATATCTGCCCGAAGCGGCTCAAGCAGCGCCAGCTCGGCCTCGCTCGGCAGGCCGGTGGCCGCGAGATCAGTGTTTTCCCAGAAAGAGCTGACCCGGCTATAGATGCCGTAGAACAGCTTTTCGTTGGACCATTCGAAGTTGAACATGAGGCCGATGGCCTCTCGCACGCGCGGATCCTGCAGCTGGGTGCGACGCAGGTTGTAGACAAAGCTCTGGCCCGTGGCGATGCGGCCATGGGCCAGCTCGCGCTTCACCACCCAGCCGTTCTTGACCGCCGGAAACTCGTAGCCCGTGGCCCAGTCCTTGGAGCTTGCCTCGTTGCGGAAGAGGTAGGCCCCGGCCTTGAACCCCTCGAGCGCCACCGCGTAATCGGCAAAATACTCGACCCGCAGGGCATCGAAGTTGTTGCGGCCCCTGTTGATCGACAGGTCCTCGCCCCAGTAGTCGGGGTTGCGGGTGACCACGACGGTCTTGCCCATCTCGCTACGGGAGAGATCGACGACATAGGGGCCGGAGCCGAGCCAGGGCGTGGTCTGGGGTTCCTCAAGGTCCATCCGGTTGGCCTCATACTGCGCCTTCGAAAAGATCGAGAGGCCGCCGACCATCTGGATGAGGTCACGCTTTTCCTTTTCGGGCATGAAGGTGAACTTGATCCGCCGATCGTCGATCACCTCGGCACTTTCGACGCTGGCCGCGAGGATCTCGCGGTAGCTCGGCAGGCCCTTTTCGCGGAACAGCTCGTAGGAGAACATCACGTCTTCGGTGGTCAGCGGGCTGCCATCGGAAAACTCGGTGCCCTCCCTCAGGGTGAAGATCACCCAGGAGCGGTCCTCGGGATACTCCATGCTTTCGGCCAGCAAGCCGTAGTCCGTTCCGATTTCGTCGGAAACGCCGGTCAGAAGGCTCTCGTGGGGTGCGCTGGACAGCG encodes:
- a CDS encoding extracellular solute-binding protein: MLARAQGVALAVLLAAMPAVAQEQAGAEGGQATLIRHGIPTFPGGELKYGPDFEHLDYVNPEAPKGGEMSEWAFGGFDNWNPYTINGRAGALSSAPHESLLTGVSDEIGTDYGLLAESMEYPEDRSWVIFTLREGTEFSDGSPLTTEDVMFSYELFREKGLPSYREILAASVESAEVIDDRRIKFTFMPEKEKRDLIQMVGGLSIFSKAQYEANRMDLEEPQTTPWLGSGPYVVDLSRSEMGKTVVVTRNPDYWGEDLSINRGRNNFDALRVEYFADYAVALEGFKAGAYLFRNEASSKDWATGYEFPAVKNGWVVKRELAHGRIATGQSFVYNLRRTQLQDPRVREAIGLMFNFEWSNEKLFYGIYSRVSSFWENTDLAATGLPSEAELALLEPLRADIPEEVFTEEPFSEPTSDPNSATDRRNLRRANKLLDEAGWSEFNNAGLRVKDGKTLRVEFLNDSQTFDRVINPFVENLRAAGIDAVHQRVDNASATERERPPSYDFDIVTAFLQTGYIPGDGLKQYFGGETADTSTFNKMGLKNAAVDSLIESVKAAQTEEELRVATSALDRVLRALKFRTGQWHKAADTVAYYDIFEHPEELPPYALGNMDFWWYNAEKAETLKAAGAF